A region of Chloracidobacterium sp. DNA encodes the following proteins:
- a CDS encoding deoxyhypusine synthase family protein, giving the protein MNGQITEFIKHHYRHFNSAALIDAAEGYKTHLTNGGKMMVTLAGAMSTAELGLSLAEMIRQDKVQIISCTGANLEEDLFNLVAHDFYERVPHYRDLTPADEQDLLDRHMNRVTDTCIPEMEAMRRLEKAMVDVWTKADAEGKQYFPHEFMYQVLKNGSLEEYYQIDLKDSWMYAAMEKNLPMVVPGWEDSTMGNMFAGHVITGDVKNVHTVRTGIEYMMMLAEWYTENAKDDSTIGFFQIGGGIAGDFPICVVPMLHQDLQRENVPVWGYFCQISDSTTSYGSYSGAVPNEKITWGKLEATTPKFIVESDASIVAPLMFAYILGW; this is encoded by the coding sequence ATGAACGGACAGATAACGGAATTTATCAAGCACCATTACAGGCATTTCAACTCGGCAGCGTTGATCGATGCGGCTGAGGGCTACAAAACACATCTAACCAACGGCGGAAAGATGATGGTCACGCTCGCTGGTGCAATGAGTACAGCTGAGCTTGGTTTGAGCCTTGCGGAGATGATACGGCAGGACAAGGTGCAGATCATTTCGTGCACCGGAGCTAATCTCGAAGAGGACCTTTTTAACCTCGTCGCTCACGATTTTTACGAACGTGTACCGCATTACCGCGATCTGACGCCGGCTGATGAACAGGATCTGCTCGACCGGCATATGAACCGCGTTACTGACACCTGCATCCCCGAAATGGAAGCGATGCGGCGGCTTGAGAAGGCGATGGTCGATGTCTGGACCAAGGCCGATGCCGAAGGGAAGCAGTATTTCCCGCACGAATTCATGTATCAAGTGCTCAAGAACGGCTCGCTTGAGGAGTATTACCAGATCGATCTCAAAGACAGTTGGATGTACGCCGCGATGGAGAAGAATCTGCCGATGGTCGTGCCCGGTTGGGAAGATTCAACGATGGGCAATATGTTCGCGGGCCACGTCATCACGGGCGACGTCAAAAACGTCCACACCGTGCGCACAGGCATCGAATACATGATGATGCTCGCCGAATGGTACACGGAAAACGCAAAGGACGATTCAACCATCGGATTTTTCCAAATAGGCGGCGGCATCGCTGGCGACTTCCCGATCTGTGTTGTGCCGATGCTCCATCAAGACTTGCAGCGTGAAAATGTGCCAGTCTGGGGCTATTTCTGTCAGATATCAGATTCCACCACAAGCTACGGCTCATATTCCGGAGCCGTGCCAAACGAAAAAATCACCTGGGGCAAACTCGAAGCCACAACACCGAAATTCATTGTCGAAAGCGATGCTTCGATAGTCGCTCCGCTGATGTTTGCTTATATTTTGGGATGGTAA
- a CDS encoding carbohydrate-binding family 9-like protein, translated as MAKSDSLTIKHIVKDFAIERLDDSAWKSASLTKIATYWSGEKAPKGRQFEAKLLWSNTALYVRFSASQNEPLVVSEKADITQKIRGLWDRDVCEIFIAPDASQRNKYFEFEIAPNGEWIDLGIEILASLERKTDWDYKSGMTSAAKVGHDKVVMAIKIPFASLGKTPKVGDVWLGNLFRCVGKDPTRGYLAWQPTETEKPNFHVPEKFGEFRFVK; from the coding sequence ATGGCGAAATCTGACAGCCTGACAATAAAGCACATCGTTAAAGATTTCGCGATCGAGCGGCTCGATGATTCGGCTTGGAAAAGCGCGTCCCTGACGAAAATTGCTACTTATTGGTCGGGCGAAAAGGCTCCTAAAGGACGGCAGTTCGAGGCGAAGCTATTGTGGTCTAATACAGCGCTTTATGTTCGATTCAGCGCGTCCCAGAACGAGCCGCTTGTTGTGAGCGAAAAGGCTGATATTACTCAAAAGATACGCGGGCTTTGGGATCGTGATGTTTGCGAGATATTCATTGCGCCGGATGCGTCCCAGAGAAATAAGTATTTCGAATTCGAGATCGCGCCGAATGGTGAGTGGATCGATCTCGGTATCGAAATACTTGCGTCCCTGGAACGGAAAACCGATTGGGATTACAAATCAGGAATGACATCTGCAGCAAAGGTCGGACACGACAAAGTCGTGATGGCGATCAAAATTCCGTTTGCGTCCCTGGGAAAAACACCTAAAGTTGGCGATGTTTGGCTCGGCAACCTTTTTCGCTGCGTCGGGAAAGATCCGACTCGCGGCTATCTCGCCTGGCAGCCAACCGAAACAGAGAAACCTAATTTTCACGTCCCTGAGAAATTTGGCGAGTTTCGGTTTGTTAAATAG
- a CDS encoding AbrB/MazE/SpoVT family DNA-binding domain-containing protein yields the protein METVTVSSKFQITILSTVRESLKISPGDKLRVICYGNHIELVPERPIEEFRGILSGKLTNTNIEREDDRL from the coding sequence ATGGAAACTGTTACTGTCTCTTCGAAATTTCAAATAACAATCCTGTCGACAGTTCGTGAATCACTTAAAATCTCGCCGGGCGATAAGCTGCGGGTCATCTGCTACGGAAATCACATAGAACTCGTTCCTGAACGTCCAATCGAGGAATTCCGCGGCATTCTTAGCGGCAAGCTAACGAATACAAATATCGAACGTGAGGACGATAGGTTGTAA
- a CDS encoding ribonucleotide-diphosphate reductase subunit beta has translation MLLDQGFNLTLRPMKYPQFYEMYKNAIKNTWTVEEVDFSTDVNDLRNKMTPSERHMINRLVAFFATGDSIVSNNLVLNLYKHINSPEARMYLSRQLYEEAVHVQFYLTLLDTYIPDHKEREQAFAAVQNIPSIHKKAEFCFKWIDSIQSLDALQTKDDRRQFLLNLMCFATCIEGLFFFAAFAYVYFLRSKGLLHGLAAGTNWVFRDESAHMAFALDVIKEVRNEEPELFDDQLHGQIVAMIDEAVECEMQFAEDILSGGISGLSVADMRQYLEFIADQRLVMLGLQKVYGAKNPFSFMDLQDVQELANFFERRVSAYQVAVAGEVSFSEAF, from the coding sequence ATGCTGTTAGATCAAGGTTTCAATTTAACGCTTCGACCGATGAAGTATCCGCAGTTTTATGAAATGTATAAAAATGCGATCAAGAACACGTGGACCGTCGAGGAAGTTGATTTTTCGACTGACGTGAACGACCTTCGAAATAAGATGACGCCGTCGGAGCGTCATATGATCAATCGTCTGGTGGCGTTTTTTGCGACCGGCGATTCGATCGTTTCGAACAACCTTGTCCTCAATCTCTACAAGCACATCAATTCACCCGAAGCGCGGATGTATCTCTCACGGCAGCTTTACGAAGAGGCCGTTCATGTTCAGTTTTACCTGACGCTGCTCGATACTTACATTCCCGACCACAAAGAACGCGAACAGGCGTTTGCGGCTGTTCAGAATATTCCATCGATCCATAAAAAAGCTGAATTTTGCTTTAAATGGATCGACTCGATCCAGAGTCTCGACGCTCTTCAGACAAAGGATGACCGGCGGCAGTTTTTGCTGAATCTGATGTGCTTTGCGACCTGTATCGAAGGGCTGTTTTTCTTCGCGGCGTTCGCATACGTCTATTTTCTGCGGTCAAAGGGCTTGCTTCACGGCCTTGCGGCCGGAACTAACTGGGTTTTCCGCGACGAATCGGCTCACATGGCGTTTGCCCTCGATGTAATCAAAGAGGTCCGCAACGAAGAGCCGGAACTCTTTGACGACCAGCTCCACGGCCAGATCGTCGCGATGATCGACGAAGCAGTCGAGTGCGAAATGCAGTTTGCCGAAGACATCCTCAGCGGCGGCATCTCGGGCCTGTCAGTCGCCGATATGCGTCAGTATCTCGAATTCATTGCTGATCAGCGATTGGTAATGCTAGGCCTGCAAAAAGTTTACGGAGCAAAAAATCCATTCTCGTTCATGGACCTACAGGACGTGCAAGAACTCGCCAACTTCTTCGAACGCCGAGTTTCGGCCTATCAAGTCGCCGTCGCCGGCGAAGTTAGCTTTAGCGAAGCATTCTAG
- a CDS encoding sulfatase-like hydrolase/transferase, translated as METVDRSAAGGPYNIVFILTDQERHFRPNEIPKDYRLPAHERLVEKGVVFENHRINSCVCTSSRSVIYTGRHIQQTKMFDNTNFPWMQSMSTDIKTLGHQLREAGYYTAYKGKWHLTREFETDNTLDAPTKIFTKEMEAYGFSDYLGVGDIIAHTQGGYLHDGMIAAAAASWLRGKASQLAEEKKPWFLAVNLVNPHDVMFYNSDEPGEVVQGKNNLTHIAGDPEHEMYAKKWDFELPASFSQAIDGPRRPAAHTDHTMGNDAMTGPIPVNDTWRWRKRHNFYLNALRDVDRHIMTVLDELEDRGLASNTIVILTSDHGELGGAHQMTGKGATSYREQNNVPLIVAHPAYEGGKRCQAVTTHLDLAPTLISLTNASPETKAAITKDLPGKDFSPVLAAPEQADIDTVRDGQLYCFNMFASLDGDFLMKARDLLKEGGPAKLKEAGLHPDMMKRGAIRSVFDGRYQFTRYFSPKQHNRPTTLDELFELNDVELFDHQNDPNEIENLAMDREKNADLIMAMNAKLNRLIDDEVGEDVGQMLPGGVDGGWVATPAVHDL; from the coding sequence ATAGAAACAGTCGATCGATCCGCCGCTGGCGGGCCCTATAACATCGTATTCATTCTGACGGATCAGGAGCGCCATTTCCGCCCGAATGAGATCCCTAAGGACTACCGCCTGCCGGCCCATGAGCGACTCGTGGAGAAAGGCGTTGTGTTCGAAAACCACCGCATCAACTCCTGCGTGTGCACGTCCTCGCGCTCGGTGATCTATACAGGTCGTCACATCCAACAGACCAAGATGTTCGACAACACGAACTTCCCCTGGATGCAGAGCATGTCGACCGATATCAAGACGCTCGGCCACCAGCTCCGCGAGGCCGGCTACTACACCGCCTACAAGGGCAAATGGCACCTCACTCGCGAGTTCGAGACCGACAACACGCTTGACGCTCCGACGAAGATATTCACCAAGGAGATGGAGGCCTACGGTTTTTCCGATTACCTCGGGGTCGGCGATATCATCGCTCACACACAGGGCGGCTACCTCCACGACGGCATGATCGCCGCCGCCGCCGCTAGCTGGCTCCGCGGCAAGGCCTCGCAGTTGGCGGAAGAGAAAAAGCCGTGGTTCCTGGCAGTAAATCTGGTCAACCCGCACGACGTGATGTTCTACAACAGCGACGAGCCGGGAGAGGTTGTGCAGGGTAAAAACAATCTGACCCATATAGCCGGTGATCCGGAGCATGAGATGTACGCTAAGAAGTGGGATTTCGAACTGCCGGCCAGTTTCTCGCAGGCGATCGACGGGCCCAGACGCCCCGCCGCACACACCGACCACACCATGGGGAACGACGCGATGACCGGCCCGATACCGGTGAACGATACATGGCGCTGGCGCAAGAGGCACAACTTCTATCTCAACGCGTTGCGCGACGTCGACCGCCACATCATGACGGTGCTCGATGAACTGGAGGATCGCGGCCTCGCTTCCAACACCATCGTTATTCTGACCTCAGACCACGGTGAACTCGGCGGCGCGCATCAGATGACCGGCAAAGGCGCCACCTCCTACCGCGAGCAGAACAACGTGCCGCTGATCGTCGCGCATCCGGCCTACGAGGGAGGCAAGCGCTGCCAGGCCGTGACCACGCACCTCGACCTCGCGCCGACCCTGATCTCGCTCACCAACGCGAGCCCCGAGACAAAAGCGGCGATCACCAAGGATCTTCCGGGCAAGGATTTCTCGCCTGTACTCGCCGCCCCGGAGCAAGCCGACATCGACACTGTGCGCGACGGCCAGCTGTACTGTTTCAATATGTTCGCCTCGCTAGACGGCGACTTCCTAATGAAGGCGCGCGATCTGCTGAAGGAGGGCGGACCGGCGAAGCTCAAGGAAGCCGGCCTGCACCCGGACATGATGAAACGCGGTGCCATCCGGAGCGTGTTCGACGGCCGCTATCAGTTCACACGCTATTTTTCGCCCAAACAGCACAACCGGCCGACCACGCTCGATGAGCTGTTCGAACTGAACGATGTCGAGCTGTTCGACCACCAGAACGACCCGAACGAAATCGAAAACCTCGCGATGGATCGAGAGAAGAACGCCGACCTAATTATGGCCATGAATGCCAAGCTGAACAGGCTGATCGATGACGAGGTGGGCGAGGATGTCGGACAGATGCTGCCCGGCGGCGTGGATGGTGGCTGGGTGGCCACACCCGCCGTGCACGATCTATGA
- a CDS encoding class I SAM-dependent methyltransferase translates to MAKTQKELAFLRDLYIQSEWTQRFTDLVDKHMDLRDSENMLYINAGTGGHAMAVHERFGEKTDIFASVENEDLLTIARDKAAAVSSGVDFSTIRFEDDAFDAVLADATFVRPADLESFIENTIRVSRTGGDIAIFLPTAGSYGEIFSLMWEVLFNEDLAEHGAAVEKLVAELPTVSYIEEIAKRVGLVNVNTQTAVEVFEYENGEEFIASPLVDDFLMPIWLEVLDEGERERAVKQLAQLIDAEDVDLSFRFSVKATLLTGEKN, encoded by the coding sequence ATGGCAAAGACACAAAAGGAGCTCGCATTTTTACGAGACCTTTATATTCAAAGTGAATGGACGCAGCGGTTTACCGATCTCGTCGATAAGCACATGGATCTGCGCGATTCGGAAAATATGCTTTATATCAACGCGGGAACCGGCGGACACGCGATGGCTGTCCATGAGCGGTTTGGTGAGAAGACAGACATTTTTGCGTCCGTTGAAAACGAGGATCTGCTGACGATCGCTCGCGATAAAGCGGCCGCAGTGAGTTCAGGTGTTGATTTTTCGACGATACGGTTTGAGGACGATGCGTTTGATGCAGTTTTGGCGGATGCAACTTTTGTCCGTCCGGCAGACCTTGAATCTTTTATCGAGAACACGATCCGTGTATCGCGAACAGGCGGGGACATAGCGATATTTTTGCCAACGGCAGGCAGCTATGGAGAGATCTTTTCATTGATGTGGGAAGTCCTTTTTAATGAAGATCTGGCCGAGCACGGCGCGGCGGTTGAGAAACTTGTTGCCGAGCTTCCGACAGTTTCATATATCGAGGAGATCGCCAAGCGTGTAGGCCTTGTGAATGTCAACACACAGACGGCGGTAGAGGTTTTTGAATACGAAAATGGTGAGGAATTTATCGCGTCGCCGCTCGTCGATGATTTCCTGATGCCGATCTGGCTCGAAGTGCTTGATGAAGGGGAAAGAGAGCGAGCTGTAAAGCAACTCGCTCAGTTGATAGACGCCGAAGACGTCGATCTGTCTTTTAGATTTTCGGTGAAAGCTACGCTTTTAACGGGCGAAAAGAATTAG
- a CDS encoding bifunctional riboflavin kinase/FAD synthetase has product MKIFHGIENANILKPTVLTLGVFDGLHLGHQRIMQTVVERARSVKANATAITFDPHPRSVLHPETAPPLLQTLDQRLANFELLGIEQAIVVKFDRDFASQPAEDFLTNIIRDRLHAKEVYLGKGFAFGKNRGGNIELLREMSGKLGFVADEVDEVQIRGIRISSSAIRKLLSEGRINLARRMLGRPYGVEGVIIRGDRRGHTIGFPTANLKPHNRVIPRFGVYATATLIDGIWRKSITNIGVRPTFESDADPSIETYIFDFDGDLYGNVLRVRFLHRIRDERKFNGINELKAQIEKDSERARNYFHHQGVKNMLALL; this is encoded by the coding sequence ATGAAGATCTTTCACGGTATTGAGAACGCCAATATTCTAAAGCCGACGGTGCTGACCTTAGGCGTTTTTGACGGCCTGCATCTTGGGCATCAGCGGATAATGCAGACGGTTGTCGAGCGTGCGAGGTCTGTCAAGGCTAATGCGACAGCAATAACGTTTGACCCGCATCCGCGTTCGGTGCTTCATCCCGAAACTGCTCCGCCGTTGCTGCAGACGCTTGACCAACGTCTTGCTAATTTTGAACTACTCGGTATTGAGCAGGCGATCGTCGTAAAGTTTGACCGCGACTTTGCAAGCCAGCCGGCAGAGGATTTTTTGACAAATATAATCCGCGACCGTCTTCATGCAAAGGAAGTTTACCTCGGCAAAGGCTTTGCGTTTGGAAAGAATCGCGGCGGCAATATCGAACTGCTCAGAGAGATGAGCGGTAAGCTTGGCTTTGTTGCAGACGAGGTTGATGAAGTGCAGATACGAGGGATACGTATCAGTTCGTCTGCGATACGCAAACTGTTATCAGAAGGCCGCATCAATCTTGCACGTCGAATGCTCGGTCGTCCTTACGGAGTCGAGGGCGTTATCATTCGCGGCGACAGACGCGGCCATACCATCGGGTTTCCGACGGCAAATCTGAAACCTCATAACCGCGTTATTCCGCGTTTCGGCGTATATGCAACGGCCACGCTGATCGACGGCATTTGGCGAAAGAGCATTACGAACATTGGCGTTCGACCGACATTTGAATCCGATGCGGACCCATCCATCGAAACATATATATTCGACTTTGACGGTGACCTATACGGCAATGTGCTTCGTGTACGATTTTTGCACCGGATACGCGACGAGCGTAAATTCAACGGCATCAACGAATTAAAGGCACAGATCGAAAAGGACTCGGAGCGAGCGAGGAACTATTTCCACCATCAGGGCGTAAAGAACATGCTGGCGCTTCTTTAA
- a CDS encoding ribonucleoside-diphosphate reductase subunit alpha, whose amino-acid sequence MQVRKRNGSLEPVDINKIVRAITRCCVNLPSVDSLRIATKTISGLYDGATTQELDKLSIQTAASLIFEEPEYSLLAARLLNQYIEKEVRNQEIHSFSQSIAFGVKEGLIGERVANFVIENSRKLNDAIDQTRNDLFEFFGLRTLYDRYLLKNPQTRDVIESPQFFWMRVACGLAENPYEAIDLYRLFSSLEYVPSTPTLFNSGTQHEQLSSCFLLDSPQDSLDSIYRKYSDVAMLSKFSGGIGIAYHRVRSRGSLIRGTNGHSNGIVPWLKTLDSSVAAVNQGGKRKGACCVYLETWHADIEDFLELRDNTGDEAQRTHNLNLANWISDLFMKRVQADGVWSLFDPKVVPHFPDLYGEEFEAAYLKAEEEGLFMRQVNARDLYAKMMRTMAQTGNGWMTFKDSSNRKSNQTARPENVVHLSNLCTEIVEVTSDNETAVCNLGSINAARYVKDGQFDYEKLHRNVRLAVRQLDKVIDLNYYAIASTADSNNRWRNIGLGLMGLQDVFFQMRLPFDSDEARKISARIQEEIYFAALDASSDLAIERGVHPAFLETRAAHGDLQFDFWGITPEDMGRWNALREKIMATGLRNSLMIAIAPTATIASIAGCYECIEPQVSNLFKRETLSGDFVQINKYLVKELKKINLWTDEIRNKIKLSEGSVQEIAEFNDELKAIYRTAWEIPMRSLIDMAADRGAFIDQSQSLNLFMESPNIGKLSSMYMYAWQKGLKTTYYLRSRPATRIAQVAAADNIASLIEEPTKKIYTDEEALVCSLENPEACEACQ is encoded by the coding sequence ATGCAGGTCCGCAAACGGAACGGATCACTCGAACCGGTCGATATAAATAAGATCGTCCGCGCGATCACGCGATGCTGCGTTAATCTGCCGTCGGTCGATAGCCTTCGCATTGCAACAAAGACGATCAGCGGCCTATATGATGGTGCTACGACACAGGAACTCGATAAGCTTTCGATCCAAACTGCGGCCAGCCTGATCTTTGAGGAGCCGGAATATTCACTGCTCGCGGCACGTTTGTTGAATCAGTACATCGAGAAAGAGGTTCGCAATCAGGAGATACATTCGTTCTCACAATCGATAGCTTTTGGGGTTAAAGAAGGTTTGATCGGCGAACGCGTTGCCAATTTTGTGATCGAAAACAGCCGCAAGCTGAACGACGCTATCGACCAGACGCGAAACGACCTTTTTGAGTTTTTCGGCCTGCGCACATTATATGACCGCTATCTTTTGAAAAATCCGCAAACACGCGACGTTATCGAATCGCCCCAGTTTTTCTGGATGCGCGTCGCCTGCGGACTGGCAGAAAACCCTTACGAAGCAATTGATCTTTATCGTCTTTTCTCGTCGCTGGAATATGTTCCGTCGACGCCAACGCTCTTCAACTCGGGCACACAGCACGAACAACTTTCTTCGTGCTTTTTGCTCGACAGCCCGCAGGACAGCCTCGATAGTATATACCGCAAGTATTCCGATGTCGCCATGCTCTCTAAGTTTTCTGGCGGCATCGGAATTGCCTATCATCGGGTGCGTTCGCGTGGGTCGTTGATCCGCGGTACGAACGGCCATTCGAATGGCATTGTGCCGTGGTTGAAGACGCTTGATTCATCTGTAGCCGCCGTAAATCAAGGCGGAAAACGAAAAGGTGCGTGCTGTGTGTATCTCGAAACTTGGCACGCCGACATTGAGGACTTTCTCGAACTGCGTGACAACACCGGCGATGAAGCTCAACGCACGCACAACCTGAATCTGGCGAATTGGATATCGGACCTGTTCATGAAACGCGTGCAGGCCGACGGTGTCTGGTCGCTGTTCGACCCAAAAGTTGTGCCGCATTTTCCTGATCTTTATGGCGAAGAATTTGAAGCTGCATATTTGAAAGCCGAGGAAGAAGGCCTGTTTATGCGTCAGGTCAACGCCCGCGACCTCTACGCAAAGATGATGCGGACGATGGCGCAGACCGGCAACGGCTGGATGACCTTTAAGGACTCCAGCAACCGTAAATCAAATCAGACCGCAAGGCCCGAAAATGTTGTTCACCTTTCAAATCTCTGCACGGAGATCGTCGAGGTCACGTCCGACAATGAAACGGCTGTGTGCAATCTCGGCTCGATCAATGCGGCGAGATATGTAAAGGACGGCCAGTTTGATTATGAAAAACTGCATCGCAACGTGCGGCTCGCTGTCCGTCAGTTGGATAAGGTGATTGACCTCAATTACTACGCGATCGCCTCGACGGCAGATTCTAACAACCGTTGGCGCAACATCGGCCTTGGGCTTATGGGTTTGCAGGATGTTTTCTTTCAGATGCGTCTGCCGTTTGACTCTGATGAGGCTCGAAAGATATCGGCACGCATTCAGGAAGAGATCTATTTTGCGGCACTCGATGCTTCCAGCGATCTTGCTATCGAACGCGGCGTGCATCCGGCGTTTCTCGAAACACGCGCTGCACACGGTGATCTGCAGTTCGATTTTTGGGGCATCACCCCCGAAGACATGGGCCGTTGGAACGCTTTGCGTGAAAAGATAATGGCTACGGGCCTGCGCAATTCGCTGATGATCGCAATTGCACCGACCGCTACTATCGCTTCGATTGCGGGCTGCTATGAGTGCATCGAGCCGCAGGTTTCGAACCTGTTCAAACGCGAAACGCTGTCGGGTGACTTTGTCCAGATCAATAAATATCTAGTCAAAGAACTAAAGAAGATCAACCTGTGGACCGATGAGATCCGCAACAAGATCAAACTTAGCGAAGGCTCTGTCCAGGAGATCGCCGAATTTAATGATGAGCTAAAAGCGATCTACCGCACGGCTTGGGAAATACCGATGCGTTCGCTGATCGACATGGCAGCTGACCGCGGGGCCTTCATCGACCAGAGCCAGTCGCTCAACCTTTTTATGGAAAGCCCGAACATCGGCAAGCTCTCGTCGATGTATATGTACGCCTGGCAAAAAGGTTTGAAGACGACATATTACCTGCGTTCGCGGCCTGCGACCCGCATCGCTCAGGTTGCGGCTGCTGACAACATCGCATCCTTAATCGAAGAGCCTACGAAGAAAATATATACAGATGAAGAAGCGTTGGTTTGTTCATTAGAAAATCCGGAAGCTTGTGAAGCTTGCCAGTAA
- a CDS encoding AarF/ABC1/UbiB kinase family protein — translation MAETTTIERDITAVNADSNGHLLVPTNELAIAKQVTNEQLIEEERELQKVETEVEGNYHAIRGYWRLFEVSRVISMLALYLYLDQFDLHQGQQNKQKKERLEKAKRLTRAAVYGEKLYAVRLWFFQSFMLLLRRFFIGNSDNKEANQEKQAVWLKEKLIQLGPTFIKMGQSMGTRADLLPLPFVKELGTLVDQVPPFPNDVAFSIIEHELGHKINEVYAEFELEPVAAASLGQVYRARLHTGEEVAVKVQRPNLEATIKGDIVILKKVANFAERFPQLNENADWSGMLREFDSTIHEEMDYSAEGKNAERFRDNFKNWSNVHVPTIYWNATTSKVLTMEFIHGTKVTDLDEQARRNISPAKVNRLLIKTYLKQLLEDGFFHADPHPGNLLVMPDGRVAFFDFGMVGRITPQLQAKMIDAFFHVVDKDPGGIAEDLIELDFLKPGTPPSVVKPVVEKMFEFHFNLKLKDVNFKELTYDLADVMYDYPFRLPSNFTYIMRALMTLEGIGIITDPEFNFFETAKPYAKEFMLRREGNDFRKMFVNKIMGRDEGGKIDWDRTWKLAKMAFRSVLNTGT, via the coding sequence ATGGCCGAAACGACGACAATTGAAAGAGATATAACAGCGGTCAATGCTGACAGCAATGGCCATTTGCTAGTTCCTACAAATGAGCTTGCTATCGCAAAACAGGTCACGAATGAGCAGTTGATCGAGGAAGAGCGCGAGTTGCAAAAGGTGGAGACCGAAGTTGAGGGCAACTATCACGCAATACGGGGTTATTGGCGGCTTTTTGAGGTTTCGCGAGTTATCTCAATGTTGGCGCTTTATCTTTATCTCGATCAATTTGACCTTCATCAAGGCCAGCAAAATAAACAAAAAAAAGAACGTTTAGAAAAAGCTAAGCGGCTGACGAGAGCGGCGGTTTATGGTGAAAAACTCTACGCTGTTCGGCTTTGGTTCTTTCAGAGTTTCATGCTTTTGCTTCGGCGATTTTTCATCGGAAACTCAGATAACAAAGAAGCGAATCAGGAAAAGCAGGCCGTCTGGTTAAAGGAAAAACTTATTCAACTCGGCCCGACGTTTATCAAAATGGGCCAGTCGATGGGCACGCGTGCCGACCTTTTGCCGCTGCCGTTTGTCAAAGAACTAGGTACGCTCGTCGATCAGGTTCCACCGTTCCCTAATGATGTCGCCTTTTCGATCATCGAACACGAACTCGGCCATAAGATCAACGAAGTTTACGCTGAATTTGAGCTTGAGCCAGTCGCCGCGGCTTCGCTCGGACAGGTCTATCGTGCTCGTCTGCATACAGGCGAAGAAGTTGCTGTAAAAGTTCAGCGGCCCAATCTCGAAGCGACGATCAAGGGCGATATTGTCATCCTCAAAAAGGTCGCAAACTTTGCCGAACGCTTTCCGCAGCTCAATGAAAATGCCGACTGGTCGGGTATGCTCCGCGAATTTGACTCTACGATCCATGAGGAAATGGACTACTCTGCCGAAGGCAAAAATGCCGAGCGGTTTCGTGACAATTTCAAGAACTGGTCGAATGTCCATGTCCCGACGATCTATTGGAACGCGACCACTTCAAAAGTGCTGACGATGGAATTTATCCACGGCACAAAGGTCACCGATCTCGACGAGCAAGCCCGCCGCAACATTTCGCCGGCAAAGGTAAATCGTTTGTTGATCAAGACTTACCTCAAACAGCTTTTAGAGGACGGCTTTTTCCACGCGGATCCGCATCCGGGCAATCTGCTCGTAATGCCGGACGGTCGCGTGGCGTTTTTTGATTTCGGAATGGTCGGCCGCATCACGCCGCAATTACAGGCGAAGATGATCGACGCTTTCTTTCACGTGGTTGATAAAGATCCGGGCGGCATTGCCGAGGACCTGATCGAACTCGACTTTCTAAAGCCCGGCACGCCCCCGAGCGTTGTAAAACCGGTGGTCGAAAAGATGTTCGAGTTTCATTTCAACCTGAAGCTCAAGGATGTAAATTTCAAAGAGCTGACCTACGATCTGGCCGACGTGATGTACGATTATCCGTTTCGCCTGCCGTCGAATTTTACCTACATAATGCGCGCCCTGATGACGCTCGAAGGCATCGGCATCATTACCGATCCGGAATTCAATTTCTTTGAAACCGCCAAACCCTACGCCAAGGAATTTATGCTCCGCCGCGAGGGTAACGATTTTCGCAAGATGTTTGTCAACAAGATCATGGGCCGCGACGAAGGCGGCAAGATCGACTGGGACCGCACCTGGAAACTCGCAAAGATGGCATTTCGGTCAGTTTTGAATACAGGTACCTAA
- the tatA gene encoding twin-arginine translocase TatA/TatE family subunit, protein MGSFGTTEILLIVAVLFLLFGATRLPQLAKSLGQSRKAFKDGMREAEEEEKADQQKMASAPAAPQINQMSDDALAEEMRRRTEANQS, encoded by the coding sequence ATGGGTAGTTTCGGAACAACAGAAATCTTATTGATAGTAGCGGTTTTGTTCTTGCTTTTCGGAGCAACGCGTTTGCCGCAATTGGCAAAATCGCTCGGACAATCGCGAAAAGCTTTCAAGGATGGCATGCGCGAGGCCGAAGAAGAAGAAAAAGCCGATCAGCAAAAAATGGCATCGGCACCCGCAGCTCCACAGATCAATCAAATGAGCGACGATGCACTAGCGGAAGAAATGCGACGTCGGACAGAGGCTAATCAATCGTAG